In the Nocardia asteroides genome, CGCGGTGCCGCTGGTCCGCCGGGCCTACGGCTACGGCATGCCCGGCATCCGGGTGGACGGCAACGACGTGCTCGCCGTGCTCGCGGTGACCAGGCAGGCGCTCGCGCGGGCGCGCTCCGGCGGCGGCCCCTCCTTCATCGAGGCGCTCACCTACCGGATGGGGCCGCACACCACCGCCGACGACCCCACCCGCTACCGCGCGGCCGCCGAGGCCGACGAGTGGCGTGGCCGCGACCCGATCGACCGGGTGCGCAGGCTCCTGGAGCGGGAGTCCGGCTGGGACGTGGAGTTCGAGCGCGAGGTCGGCGAGCGGGCCGATGCCGTCGCGCACCGCCTGCGCAGCGCCACGCTGGAGCTGCCGGACCCGGCACCGGAGACGCTCTTCGACCACGTCTACGCGACCCCGCACGCCGAGCTCGAACGGCAGCGGGCAGCGTTCGCGGAGTACCTCGCCGACGAGCGGGGCCCGGCGCGGCAGGGGGTGCCGGCGTGATCACCACCTTCGCCGCCGCGCTGAACGCCGGACTGCGCGCCGCGCTCGACGACGACCCGAAGGTCGTGCTCATGGGCGAGGACGTCGGCAGGCTCGGCGGCGTCTTCCGGGTCACCGACACGCTGCAGAAGGACTTCGGTGAGCACCGGGTGATCGACACCCCGCTGGCCGAATCCGGCATCATCGGAACGGCTTTCGGCATGGCGCTGCGCGGCTACCGGCCGGTCTGCGAGATCCAGTTCGACGGCTTCGTCTACCCGGCCTTCGACCAGATCGTCTCGCAGGTCGCCAAGATCCACTACCGCACGCAGGGCAAGGTGCGCGCCCCGCTCACCATCCGGATCCCGTTCGGCGGCGGCATCGGCTCGGTGGAGCACCACTCGGAGTCGCCGGAGGCGTACTTCGCGCACACCGCGGGGCTGCGGGTGGTCGCGCCGAGCACGCCCGATGACGCGTTCCACATGATCAGGCAGGCCGTCGCGCTGGACGACCCGGTGATCTTCTTCGAGCCCAAACGCCGGTACTGGGACCGCGGCGAGGTCGATGTGGAGGCCACGCCCACGCTCCCGCTCGACCGCGCGCGGGTCTGTGTCCAGGGCGACGACATCACGATCGCCGGGTACGGCGGCACCGTCGCCACCGCGCTGAAAGCGGCCGAAATCGCGGCGGCCGAGGGACATTCGGTCGAGGTGATCGATCTGCGCAGCCTGAGCCCGCTCGACCTGGACACGGTGGCGGAGTCGGTGACGAAGACCGGGCGGCTGGTGGTGGTGCACGAGGCCCAGGTCTCCGGCGGTATCGGCGCCGAACTCGCCGCGCGGATCTCCGAGCGCTGCTTCTACCAGCTGGAGTCCCCGGTGCTGAGAGTCGGCGGCTTCGACATCCCCTACCCCCCGGCTAAGCTCGAGAAACACCACCTGCCCGACGCCGACCGCATTCTGGCCGCGGTCGACCGCTCCCTCGCCGCTTGAATCGCTCCGTGAGAGGTGTCCCCCGTGCACGATGCCGCCGTTCGAGACCCCGCCACCCCCGGTCCGGTGCTGGAATTCCGGCTACCCGACCTGGGCGAGGGGCTCGCCGACGCCGAGCTCGTCTCCTGGGCCGTCGCGGTGGGCGACGAGGTGGAGCTGAACCAGGTGATCGCCGAGGTGGAGACGGCGAAGGCGGTGGTGGCGCTGCCCTCCCCGTTCGCCGGGGTGGTCGCGGAGCTGCTCGCGCAGCCGGGCGAGACGGTGCCGGTGGGATCGCCGCTGATCCGGGTCAGGGGCAAGGGTGATACCGCCACGCCGGTGAAATACTCCGCGCCGGAGCCGATTTCGGGCGCGCCGCAGGGCGGGGTGCTCGTCGGCTACGGGCCCTCCGTGGACGCGGATTCGCGGCGCGGGCCGCGCGGTGCGGCCGAGGCCGCCGGTACCGCCGCTCGCGCCGAGCCGGCCGCAGGCCGGCCGTCGGCGGTTGCCGGTGATATCGCGAATTCCTCTCTGGTGCAGCGCAATCAGGCTGCGAACGGGCGCCCGCGCTCGCCGCTCGGGGGCGACCCGAAGGCGCGCAGGGCCGCGGCGACGCCCGCGGCCCGCAAGCTCGCCAAGGAACTCGGGATCGACCTGTGGTTCCTGGCCGGCTCCGGCCCGGAGGGCGCGGTCACCGTCGACGACGTGCGCGCCGCCGTCCCCATCTCGCAGCCCCGCCGCGCGTCCGGCGCCGAGCCCGCCGATCCCGAACCGCACGTCGCCTCGGACGCGCGCACCGGCGTCATCCGCCCGGTGTCCAGGGAGACCCGCACCCCGATCGCCGGGGTGCGCAAGCGCACCGCCGCCGCCATGGTGGTGAGCGCGCGGACGATTCCGCAGGCGGGCGCCTCGACCACGGTCGATTTCACCGCCGCCATGGAGCTGCTCGACCACCTGCGCAACACCGCCTCGTTCGAGGGGCTCCCGCTCACCCCGCTCACCCTGGTGGCGAAGGCGACGCTGGTCGCGCTCGGCGACTTCCCGGACCTGAACGCCTTCTGGGACGACGCGAACCAGCAGATCGTCACCAAGCACTACGTGCACCTCGGCATCGCGGTGGCCACCGAGCGCGGCCTGCTCGTCCCGAACCTCAAGGAGGCGCACACCCTGTCGCTGCGCGAGCTCTGCCGCGAGCTGGGCTGGCTGGTCGAGACCGCGCGGGCGGGCAACGCCGCCCCCGCCGACCTGCGCGGCGGCACCTTCACCATCACCAATATCGGCGTGTTCGGGGTGGACAGCGGGGTGCCGCTGGTGAACCCGGGCGAGGGCGGCATCCTCTGCCTCGGCGCGGTCCGCAAGCGGCCCTGGGTGGTGCGCGACGAACTGGCCGTGCGCTGGGTGACCACGCTCGGCGTCTCCTTCGACCACCGGATGATCGACGGCGACACCGGCGCCCGCTTCCTCGCCGACATCGCGCACCTGCTGGAGGATCCGCTCACCCTGCTCAGCCGGGGCTGAGCCGGGGACGGGCCGCCGATCGCCCGGCGGGCTCGCGGGCTCGCGGGCTCGCGCTGCCTGCCGCGCGGTCACTCCCGGCCGAACGGCACGCGCGCTCCTCAGCCGGGGGCGACCGTGCGTCGGGACAGCGCGGCGCGCACGAGCAGCCCGGCCAGCAAGGCCCAGAACGCGGCGCCCACCCCGAGGAAGGCGACCCCGGAGGCCGCGATCAGGAAGGTCACCACCCCGGCCGTCCGATGCTCCTCGTCGGCGAGCGCACCGGTCAGCGAGGTGGCCAGGGTGGCGAGCAGCGCCAGCCCGGCGACCGTCTCCAGCACCCCCGCCGGTGCGGCCGCGACCAGCGTCACCAGCGCGGCCGATGCCGGGGCGAGCACCAGGTAGCAGCCGCCCGCGGTGAACGCCGCGACCCAGCGGCGCGCGGGGTCCGGGTGCGCGGACGGCCCCGCGGCCAGCGCCGCGCTGATCGCGGCCAGGTTGATGGCGTGCCCGCCCGCCGGGGCGCCGAGCACGGTGCCGATGCCGGTGACGGTCATCGCCGCCCGCCACGGCGTCCGGTACCCGAACGAACCGAGCACCGCCGTCCCCGGAATGTTCTGCGACGCCATGGTGACGATGTACAGCGGCACCGCGAGCCCGATCACGGCCTGCCAGCTCCAGTGCGGCCAGGTCAGCTGTAGCGCCGGGATCATGGCGCCCGCGTCCAGCGGGGTGTCGCGCACCGCGATGGCGATCCCGGCGCCGGCCGCCGCCGTGCCGAACGCCGCGAGCACCGCCCAGCGCGGCGCGAACCGGGTCAGCACCAGCCACACCGCGATCACCGGGAGCACCACCGCGGGCGAGCTGCGCACCGCCTCGACCGGCGCCAGGCACAGCGGGACGAGCACCCCGGCCAGCATGGCCTGCGCGATCGGCACCGGGATCGCGGCAACCAGCGAGCCGAGCCGCCCCCACAGCCCGGTCAGCACGATCAGCGCCCCCGTCAGCGCGAATGCCCCGACCGCAGCGGGCCAGCCGCCCGCCACCGCGCCGGTGCTCGCCAGCAGCGCCGCGCCCGGCGTCGACCAGGCCAGCGTGATCGGCATCCGGAACCAGCGGCTCAGCAGCAGCATCCCGATCGCCTGCGTCACGCAGAGCGCGGCCAGCCCGGAGGCGGCCTGCGCCTGCGTCGCGCCGACCGCGGTGATCCCGGCGAGGACCACCGCGAACGAGCTGGTGAAGCCGACCAGCGCGGTCACCACGCCCGCGCCGACTGGTTGCGCCGGGTTCGCCTGTAGTTCGGGACCGTTCACCTCCGGCATCCTGCACCCCGGCGCCCCCGATGTCCGTAGCCGGTCCCGCTGAACTGGCCCGATTCTCGTAACCCGCGCGCGCTAGGGTGGTCGGATCCGCACGCGAGGACGCGTGACCGGCGACTACGAGGAGCTGTGGTGAGCGGGGTACTGATCTTGCCGTCCGACCTGCGCGCGAAGGTGGCGGAAGGTCGGCTCCGGCTATTGGATGTGCGCTGGGCACTCGGGGATCCCGAAGGCGCGCAACATTATTCGGACGGTCACATTCCGGGCGCGGTCTTCGTCGACCTGGATATCGAGCTCGCCGCGCCGCCGTCGCCCGCCCGCGGCAGGCATCCGCTGCCCGACCTCGCCGCGCTACAGCAGTGCGCCAGGAGCTGGGGAATCAACCAGGGCGACGCGGTCGTCGTCTACGACGCCACCGGTGGCCTCGCCGCGGCCCGCGCCTGGTGGTTGCTGCGCTGGGGCGGGATCGCCGACGTGCGGATCCTGGACGGCGGGCTGCCCGCCTGGGTCGCCGCCGGTGCGCCGGTCGCGGCAGGCGCCGAGGCCGAGACGCCGTTCGGCGACGTCGTGCTGACCCCGGGCAACCTGCCGGTCATCGATGCCGACGCCGCCGCCCGATGGCCCGGCGCGCTGCTCGACGCCCGCGCCGCCGAGCGGTTCCGCGGCGAGACCGAGCCGGTCGACCCGCGCGCCGGGCACATCCCCGGCGCGGTGAGCGCCCCCACCGCCGAGAACCTGGACGGCGACGGCCGCTTCCGGCCCATCGACGACCTGCGCGCACGCTTCGCCGGGCTGGACGGGCCGGTCGCGGTGTACTGCGGGTCGGGGGTCACGGCGGCGCACCAGATCGCGGCGCTCGCCGTGGTCGGGATCGAGGCGGCGCTCTACCCGGGCTCCTGGTCGCAGTGGGCGCACGACCCCAAGCGGCCGGTGGCGACCGGGGCCTGAGCTACGGGCAGCGCGCGGCGATGTCGCGCAGCGCGGCGCTGTCGTCGGCGGTGAGCGGGAGGTCGTAGTCGGCCGCGACGCTCAGGTACTTGCCCGCGTAGAAGCAGTGGCCGGAGATGGCGGGCGGGAGCCACTCGCCCGGCGTGCCGTCGCTCTTGGCCTGGTTGGTCGCGCCTGCGGTGGCGACCAGGTTCACGGTGAGATCGTTGGCGAAGCGAATTCTTCGCGCCTGCGGCCAGGCGGCGGCGCCCAGATCCCAGGCGGCGGCCAGCGGGAAGACGTGGTCGATCTGCACGGCCCCGGCGTCGGACTTGTCGAAGGTGATGTGGGTGCCGGTGTACGGGTCGTCCAGGCCGCCCGCGAGCACCACGCAGTTCCGCGTGCCCGGGCGGAACTGCACCGCTGTCAGCTGGGCGGCGAGCACGTTGTTGCGGGTGTCGCAGCCGTCGTGCCCGCCGGGGGCGTCGCTGGCGTCGGTCCAGGACTCGCCGAAGACGCAGCCCTGGCCGTCCTTGCACCCCCGTTCGTACCCGCCGGGGTGCGGGCGCTCCGGCACCACCCGCACCTGTCCCAGCAATTGCTCGAGCTCGGCCCGGGTCGGGCTGCCCGGGGCGGGGGCCGGAGCCGGGCCGAGCACCGAACACCCGGCAGCGAAGACGACGGTGAGAGCGACGAGCAGGCGGAGCAGCGGCGCGGTCATGGCTCACCTCTGTACCGCGCGGCACCGACAGGCCGCGGTCTTCGCTGCCGGGGGCTGGGGACAGAACGGAACGCTCCACAGCGGCGCTCTTCCCGCCGGTGTCACCGGCGATCGCGGGCAGCGGGTGTGATGTCGGGGCTGGGTGCTTGGATGAGCGCATGTTGCACGCTCTGTGGTCGCCCGGCGCGGGCCTGCTGCTGTGGCGTGACGAGCGGCCGGGCGCCGAGCCGCCGGAGCCGCTCGGCGGGCTCCTCGCCCGCGCCCGCTTCCGGCACCGCGCCGAGGCGCTGCACCCGACCGGCGCCGTCGCCGAGGTCCCCGCGCACGCGCTGGCACCGGCGGCCGCCGCCGAGGTGCTGCGGCAGCGGCTCTCACCCGAGACCGCCGCAGGGGACCTGCGCTTCCTGGCGCACGTGGCGCACGGCATCGAGCGCTGGGTGCGCGCGGGCCGGGTGGTGCCGCAACTGCGCCGCGCCGACGGGCAGTGGTGGGCCCGCTGGGAACTCGTCGGCGGCGCCAGGCAGCGCGCCTGGAGCGCCGAACTCGCCGCGCTCATGCCGCCCGCCCTGCGCGTGCCGGGCAGGCCGACCGCGGTCCTGGAGGACCTGCTCGCCGAGCTCACCGACCCGATCGCCCGCTCCCTGCTCGGCACCGCCCCGCGCTCGGCGCACCCGCTGATCGCGGGGCTGCGCGACGACGAACCGGTCGAGCCCGGCGGCTACCGCCCCGCCGAGGTGCTGGAGCGCTGGCGCGCCGGGCTGGAGACCGAGGAGTACGAGCTGGTCCTCCGCCTCGGCGAACCCGACGGCGACGGCGGCGAATTCACCCTCTGGCGCCTCGAGGTCTGCATCCGCGCCGCCGACGAGGCGCCGGAGCCCGTCGCCCTGCACGGCGACCCGGTGCGGCTGCGCACCGGCATGGCGAAGCTGGAGCAGGCCAGGGCCGCCTACCCCCGGCTGCGCGACCTGCCAGGCGACGACGCCACCCTCGACCTGCTGCTACCCACCGAAGTGGTGTCCGACCTGGTCGAACACGGCGCCGCCGCGCTGCACGCCGCGGGCATCCGGCTCCTGCTGCCCCGCCCGTGGACCGTCACCGCCCCCACGCTGAAACTGCGGGTGAGCAGCCCGCCCGCCGCGGAGAGCGCCGTCGGGCTGCCCGGCATCCTCTCCTACCGCTGGGAACTCGCGCTCGGCGACACCGAGCTCACCGAGGCCGAGATGCGCGGGCTGATCACCGCCGAATCGGATCTGGTCCGGCTGCGCGGGGAATGGGTGCAGGCGGATCGCGCGGCGCTCAGCGCGGCCGCGCGGTACGTGGCCGCGCAGCGCGGCGACGAGGCGACGCTGGCCGCGCTCTTCGCCGAGCTCGCCCGCGAGCGGGTCGACGGGGTGCCGATCACCGAGGTCACCGCCACCGGCTGGGCCGCCGAGCTCTTCGACCGGCACACCGAGACCGTCGAGGTGCCCGACCCACCCGGTTTCGGCGCCACCCTGCGCCCGTACCAGCGCCGCGGCCTGGCCTGGCTGGCCACGATGAGCAGGCTCGGGCTCGGCGCGATCCTCGCCGACGACATGGGGCTCGGCAAGACCGTGCAGGTGCTGGCGCTGCTGCTGCACGAGCGCGCCGCCGCGCCGACGCTGCTGGTCTGCCCGATGTCGGTGGTCGGCAACTGGCAGCGCGAGACCGCGCGGTTCGCGCCGGAGCTACGGGTGCTGGTGCACCACGGCCCCGCGCGGCTCTCCGGCGCCGCGCTCGCGGCCGCGGCGGCCGGGGCCGATCTGGTGATCACCACCTACGCCCTGCTCGCCCGCGACGTCGCCGACCTCGCCGAATGCCGCTGGGAGCGGCTGGTTCTGGACGAGGCGCAGCACGTGAAGAACGCCGCGACCAGGCAGGCGCGCGCCGCCCGCGCGGTGCCAGCCCGGCACCGGCTCGCGCTCACCGGCACCCCCATGGAGAACCGGCTGGAGGAGCTGCGCGCGCTGGTCGACGTCGTCGTGCCCGGGCTGCTCGGCAGCGCCCAGGCGTTCCGGTCCCGGTTCGCGGTGCCGATCGAGCGCGAGGCCGATCAGAACGCGGTCACCCGGTTGCGCGCCATCACCGGACCCTTCGTGCTGCGCCGGGTGAAGACCGACCCCACCGTCATCGACGACCTCCCGGAGAAGCTGGAGATGACGGTCCGCGCCAACCTCACCGCCGAGCAGGCCGCGCTCTACCAGGCGGTCCTGGACGACATGGTGGAGAAGCTGCGCTCCGCGGAGGGCATGGCCCGGCGCGGCGCCGTGCTGGCCGCGCTCACCCGGCTGGCCCAGGTCTGCAACCACCCCGCGCACTTCCTCGGCGACGGCTCGCCGGTGCTGCGCCGGGGGCGGCACCGCTCCGGGAAGCTGGCGCTGCTGGAGGACATCGTGGACGGCGTGCTCGGGGACGGTGAGAAGGCGCTGCTCTTCACCCGGTTCCGCGAGTTCGGCGAGCTGGTGGTGCCGTTCCTGGCCGAGCGGTTCGGCACCCAGGTGCCGTTCCTGCACGGCGGGGTCGCGCGCGGGGCGCGGGACGCCATGGTCGAGCGGTTCCAGAGCGCGGACGGGCCACCGCTCATGGTGCTCTCGCTGGCCGCGGGCGGCACCGGGCTCACCCTCACCGCAGCCAACCACGTGGTGCACATGGACCGCTGGTGGAATCCGGCGGTGGAGAACCAGGCCACCGACCGGGCCTACCGGATCGGCCAGCGCCGCGCCGTCCAGGTGCGCAAGCTGGTCTGCGTCGACACGCTGGAGGAGCGGATCGACGAGATGATCGCGCACAAGCGCAAACTCGCGGATCTCACCGTCGGGGTCGGCGAGAACTGGGTCACCGAACTCGGCACCGACGAACTCCGCGACCTCTTCGCGCTCGGCGCCGAGGCGGTGGGGGAGTGAGCCCCGCTCCCCGCCGCGGCGGCGGTGCGGTGCGAGCCGCTCCACGCTGGGGGCGGGCGCTGCTCGCCGGTATCGACCGGGTGGGTGAGACCGGCAGGCTGGCGCGCGGACGGGCGGTGGTGCGGGCGGGTCAGGTACTGAGCTGGCGGGCGGAGCCGGGGGTCGTGGTCGGGGAGGTGCAGGGCAGCCAGCCGCGGCCGTTCACCGCGGCGCTTGTCGTGCGCCGCATGCGCCCGGAGGAGCTGGAGCTGCTGGTCGAGGAGATCCGCGCGACCCCGGGCACGCTCGCCGAGGTGGTCGCCGGCCTTCCGCCCGCGAGCCTGGAGCCCCTGCTCCTCCCGGACACCGCCGCCGACCTCGACTTCGACTGCACCTGCCCGGATTCCGCCCGCCCGTGCAAACACGTCGCCGCCATCTGCCACGTCTTCGCGGACCGCCTGGACGAGCACCCGCGCGACCTGCTCACCGTGCGCGGCGTCGACCCGGAGGCTCTGATCGGCGCGGTCGAACGAGAGAGCGACGCCGCCGACCCGGCCGACCCCTACGGCGAGGCACTCGAGCTCCCCGCGCTCCCGCGCCCGGCTCCGCGCCCGGCCCTGGACGATCTGGACCCGGTCCTGCTCCGCCAGGCCCTGCGCAGCACCGCACCGGACGAGGCGATCGCCGCCGCGGGCTGGAAGGATCTGGCCGCGCTGTACCGCGCGCTGGAGGAGTGATGAACACCCGGCGCCGGGGCCGAAGACACACCGGGGCTCGTGGGCGGGGCCATCGGGTGTCGAGTGGGGGCCGGAACTTCCCGGCGTCGGGTGCCGTTCTCCA is a window encoding:
- a CDS encoding alpha-ketoacid dehydrogenase subunit beta gives rise to the protein MITTFAAALNAGLRAALDDDPKVVLMGEDVGRLGGVFRVTDTLQKDFGEHRVIDTPLAESGIIGTAFGMALRGYRPVCEIQFDGFVYPAFDQIVSQVAKIHYRTQGKVRAPLTIRIPFGGGIGSVEHHSESPEAYFAHTAGLRVVAPSTPDDAFHMIRQAVALDDPVIFFEPKRRYWDRGEVDVEATPTLPLDRARVCVQGDDITIAGYGGTVATALKAAEIAAAEGHSVEVIDLRSLSPLDLDTVAESVTKTGRLVVVHEAQVSGGIGAELAARISERCFYQLESPVLRVGGFDIPYPPAKLEKHHLPDADRILAAVDRSLAA
- a CDS encoding dihydrolipoamide acetyltransferase family protein codes for the protein MLEFRLPDLGEGLADAELVSWAVAVGDEVELNQVIAEVETAKAVVALPSPFAGVVAELLAQPGETVPVGSPLIRVRGKGDTATPVKYSAPEPISGAPQGGVLVGYGPSVDADSRRGPRGAAEAAGTAARAEPAAGRPSAVAGDIANSSLVQRNQAANGRPRSPLGGDPKARRAAATPAARKLAKELGIDLWFLAGSGPEGAVTVDDVRAAVPISQPRRASGAEPADPEPHVASDARTGVIRPVSRETRTPIAGVRKRTAAAMVVSARTIPQAGASTTVDFTAAMELLDHLRNTASFEGLPLTPLTLVAKATLVALGDFPDLNAFWDDANQQIVTKHYVHLGIAVATERGLLVPNLKEAHTLSLRELCRELGWLVETARAGNAAPADLRGGTFTITNIGVFGVDSGVPLVNPGEGGILCLGAVRKRPWVVRDELAVRWVTTLGVSFDHRMIDGDTGARFLADIAHLLEDPLTLLSRG
- a CDS encoding benzoate/H(+) symporter BenE family transporter, translated to MPEVNGPELQANPAQPVGAGVVTALVGFTSSFAVVLAGITAVGATQAQAASGLAALCVTQAIGMLLLSRWFRMPITLAWSTPGAALLASTGAVAGGWPAAVGAFALTGALIVLTGLWGRLGSLVAAIPVPIAQAMLAGVLVPLCLAPVEAVRSSPAVVLPVIAVWLVLTRFAPRWAVLAAFGTAAAGAGIAIAVRDTPLDAGAMIPALQLTWPHWSWQAVIGLAVPLYIVTMASQNIPGTAVLGSFGYRTPWRAAMTVTGIGTVLGAPAGGHAINLAAISAALAAGPSAHPDPARRWVAAFTAGGCYLVLAPASAALVTLVAAAPAGVLETVAGLALLATLATSLTGALADEEHRTAGVVTFLIAASGVAFLGVGAAFWALLAGLLVRAALSRRTVAPG
- a CDS encoding sulfurtransferase, with the translated sequence MILPSDLRAKVAEGRLRLLDVRWALGDPEGAQHYSDGHIPGAVFVDLDIELAAPPSPARGRHPLPDLAALQQCARSWGINQGDAVVVYDATGGLAAARAWWLLRWGGIADVRILDGGLPAWVAAGAPVAAGAEAETPFGDVVLTPGNLPVIDADAAARWPGALLDARAAERFRGETEPVDPRAGHIPGAVSAPTAENLDGDGRFRPIDDLRARFAGLDGPVAVYCGSGVTAAHQIAALAVVGIEAALYPGSWSQWAHDPKRPVATGA
- a CDS encoding HNH endonuclease family protein codes for the protein MTAPLLRLLVALTVVFAAGCSVLGPAPAPAPGSPTRAELEQLLGQVRVVPERPHPGGYERGCKDGQGCVFGESWTDASDAPGGHDGCDTRNNVLAAQLTAVQFRPGTRNCVVLAGGLDDPYTGTHITFDKSDAGAVQIDHVFPLAAAWDLGAAAWPQARRIRFANDLTVNLVATAGATNQAKSDGTPGEWLPPAISGHCFYAGKYLSVAADYDLPLTADDSAALRDIAARCP
- a CDS encoding DEAD/DEAH box helicase, producing MLHALWSPGAGLLLWRDERPGAEPPEPLGGLLARARFRHRAEALHPTGAVAEVPAHALAPAAAAEVLRQRLSPETAAGDLRFLAHVAHGIERWVRAGRVVPQLRRADGQWWARWELVGGARQRAWSAELAALMPPALRVPGRPTAVLEDLLAELTDPIARSLLGTAPRSAHPLIAGLRDDEPVEPGGYRPAEVLERWRAGLETEEYELVLRLGEPDGDGGEFTLWRLEVCIRAADEAPEPVALHGDPVRLRTGMAKLEQARAAYPRLRDLPGDDATLDLLLPTEVVSDLVEHGAAALHAAGIRLLLPRPWTVTAPTLKLRVSSPPAAESAVGLPGILSYRWELALGDTELTEAEMRGLITAESDLVRLRGEWVQADRAALSAAARYVAAQRGDEATLAALFAELARERVDGVPITEVTATGWAAELFDRHTETVEVPDPPGFGATLRPYQRRGLAWLATMSRLGLGAILADDMGLGKTVQVLALLLHERAAAPTLLVCPMSVVGNWQRETARFAPELRVLVHHGPARLSGAALAAAAAGADLVITTYALLARDVADLAECRWERLVLDEAQHVKNAATRQARAARAVPARHRLALTGTPMENRLEELRALVDVVVPGLLGSAQAFRSRFAVPIEREADQNAVTRLRAITGPFVLRRVKTDPTVIDDLPEKLEMTVRANLTAEQAALYQAVLDDMVEKLRSAEGMARRGAVLAALTRLAQVCNHPAHFLGDGSPVLRRGRHRSGKLALLEDIVDGVLGDGEKALLFTRFREFGELVVPFLAERFGTQVPFLHGGVARGARDAMVERFQSADGPPLMVLSLAAGGTGLTLTAANHVVHMDRWWNPAVENQATDRAYRIGQRRAVQVRKLVCVDTLEERIDEMIAHKRKLADLTVGVGENWVTELGTDELRDLFALGAEAVGE
- a CDS encoding SWIM zinc finger family protein, with the translated sequence MSPAPRRGGGAVRAAPRWGRALLAGIDRVGETGRLARGRAVVRAGQVLSWRAEPGVVVGEVQGSQPRPFTAALVVRRMRPEELELLVEEIRATPGTLAEVVAGLPPASLEPLLLPDTAADLDFDCTCPDSARPCKHVAAICHVFADRLDEHPRDLLTVRGVDPEALIGAVERESDAADPADPYGEALELPALPRPAPRPALDDLDPVLLRQALRSTAPDEAIAAAGWKDLAALYRALEE